A single region of the Phaenicophaeus curvirostris isolate KB17595 chromosome 4, BPBGC_Pcur_1.0, whole genome shotgun sequence genome encodes:
- the GIMD1 gene encoding GTPase IMAP family member GIMD1, with translation MADSNEMTINLVVLGRTQTGKSAAGNSLLGSSDFESHCSPSSVTTCCSLGRSCRISGIMRRNGCELALRVQVLDTPGYPHSDLSREHVRERVRSALAHHFGKEGLHLALLVLRADLPLCPDERDHAVQFIQELLGPTWKDFTAVLLTHADKAEEAGFSEEAYLHSASSTLLSLLSSVQHKYIFLYNQKNIIKEERAIVLQRLLNFIRQNNYQVLPFKHSKE, from the exons ATGGCAGACAGCAATGAGATGACCATCAACCTTGTCGTCCTTGGAAGAACTCAGACTGGCAAAAGTGCTGCTGGAAACAGCCTGCTGGGCAGCTCAGACTTTGAGAGTCATTGCTCCCCAAGCTCTGTGACTACATGCTGCAGCCTTGGACGCAGCTGCCGCATTTCAGGGATTATGCGACGAAATGGCTGTGAGTTAGCTCTCCGTGTTCAAGTACTTGACACTCCAGGCTATCCTCACAGTGACCTGAGCAGAGAGCACGTGAGAGAGAGAGTAAGATCAGCCCTTGCTCACCACTTCGGGAAGGAAGGCCTGCATCTAGCTCTCTTGGTCCTGAGGGCTGACTTGCCTCTATGTCCGGATGAAAGAGATCATGCAGTTCAGTTCATCCAG GAACTTCTGGGTCCCACGTGGAAGGATTTCACTGCAGTTCTACTTACTCATGCAGACAAGGCAGAAGAGGCTGGATTCAGCGAGGAAGCATATTTGCACAGCGCCTCAAGTACGCTGTTGTCACTTTTGAGCTCAGTAcagcataaatatattttcctatACAACCAGAAGAACATAATTAAGGAGGAAAGAGCTATCGTCTTACAAAGGCTCTTGAATTTCATAAGGCAAAATAATTATCAAGTACTTCCATTTAAACACAGCAAAGAATAA